A stretch of candidate division WOR-3 bacterium DNA encodes these proteins:
- a CDS encoding glycosyl hydrolase 108 family protein yields the protein MNDNFEKIYKFILSIEGTYSNNPYDRGGETWAGLTKNFLISHSLRVPPDWETIYSGYRIVYEYLKDPDKKTFLLDELPYSLSLVIFDLLFHHGFTLGTKILQVALCVD from the coding sequence ATGAACGATAACTTTGAGAAAATATATAAGTTCATACTATCCATAGAAGGTACCTATAGTAATAATCCCTACGATAGAGGTGGCGAAACTTGGGCTGGGTTAACTAAGAATTTCCTGATATCACATTCCCTTAGAGTGCCCCCTGATTGGGAGACTATTTATTCGGGCTATAGGATTGTATATGAGTACCTAAAGGACCCTGATAAGAAGACATTCTTGCTAGACGAGCTGCCTTATTCTTTATCTTTAGTTATATTTGATTTATTATTTCATCATGGCTTTACCCTAGGTACTAAAATCCTGCAGGTGGCCTTATGTGTAGATT
- a CDS encoding phage/plasmid primase, P4 family: MKDNAHIFTQFTRHNLVLVPRASDKKPLLDGWSAIVPKVVFERGRFLFTTPTSETPIKTTNISLRCDSLLVFDFDLRDKHKSTNGEDWTRRYRDADGTLKFLGINPLHRLFLQTTPSGGLHYVFLVDSSVKDLIKVKCFSTDLFDVDIFLNTPKHLICVYDPIINVMPVVLSKDVIHSLFHTNPSQTPSAHSLGDIFPSEGDLSFRISKKQRERVEGFLSSVNASALGGNRYSFRCPCHDDKNPSAGLILDKNILYLKCFAGCASSDLYRVILGSPPAPAPQSTRKKNNTNGDIEKNDSGKITDIELMMIIRDLIKDKYVWTKDSGWYLYCNSSGVWREVSRSVVVQDVLCSLGIDCTAWRMRNVLEVAVSGMEGILDALENFDAVENKICVTNGVIDTAEYPFRLLPHSPSYRFLSRVNASFYEDISSIKWQYDTWVSFISKLIPDEEERRELQRVLGLSLCSNRGGGKFYIWYGVGANGKTTVVNILKEVLGDYVGAAPMTLLLNKSHEHPTEFFSLKGKRLVFVSETEGGDVLNSARVKLLTGNDTIPARKMFRDYTMIKPTWSLFLITNHLPRITDMGHGLWRRIHLTGWKTQIPPEEQIPQAEILSGMRACADGILYWLLEGYADYLREPKWESEKIKEAVKNYLKQEDALGLFIEECCELNEYYKVSSSTLYRAYVRWCEENGFSAPSKIKFSKMLQERGIEPMRFYIDEHTRTRGYIGIRLLNLVE; the protein is encoded by the coding sequence ATGAAGGACAACGCACACATTTTCACTCAATTCACTCGCCACAATCTAGTTTTAGTCCCGCGTGCCTCTGACAAGAAACCCTTGCTAGACGGGTGGTCGGCGATAGTCCCAAAAGTAGTTTTTGAGCGCGGACGCTTTCTCTTTACTACCCCGACTTCGGAAACTCCCATTAAGACTACTAATATTTCTCTGCGGTGTGATAGTCTTTTAGTATTCGATTTTGATTTGAGAGATAAGCATAAGAGTACTAATGGAGAGGATTGGACTAGGCGATATCGGGATGCGGATGGTACTTTAAAATTTTTAGGTATCAACCCATTACATCGCTTATTCCTTCAGACCACCCCTTCAGGGGGATTACACTATGTCTTCTTAGTAGATTCTAGTGTGAAAGATTTAATAAAAGTAAAGTGTTTCTCTACCGACCTATTTGATGTGGATATTTTTCTGAATACACCTAAGCATTTAATTTGTGTCTATGACCCTATTATTAATGTTATGCCTGTTGTATTATCTAAAGATGTGATACATAGTCTATTTCACACTAATCCCTCTCAGACCCCCTCTGCTCATAGTTTGGGTGATATTTTCCCCTCAGAGGGTGATTTATCTTTTAGAATTAGCAAGAAACAGAGAGAGCGTGTAGAGGGTTTTCTGTCTTCTGTGAACGCCTCTGCTCTAGGGGGTAATAGATATTCCTTCCGGTGTCCTTGTCATGACGATAAGAATCCCTCTGCAGGGCTAATCTTAGATAAAAATATTTTATATCTAAAGTGCTTTGCTGGGTGTGCTTCTAGTGATTTGTACCGAGTTATCTTAGGGTCTCCCCCTGCTCCTGCTCCTCAGTCTACGCGTAAGAAGAATAATACTAATGGTGATATAGAAAAAAACGATTCGGGGAAAATAACAGACATAGAACTGATGATGATCATTAGGGACCTGATTAAAGATAAATATGTCTGGACTAAGGATTCAGGGTGGTATTTATATTGTAACTCTTCAGGTGTTTGGAGGGAAGTATCTAGGAGCGTAGTGGTTCAAGATGTATTGTGTTCTCTAGGGATAGATTGTACGGCGTGGAGAATGAGAAATGTTTTGGAGGTGGCGGTATCTGGGATGGAGGGCATACTGGATGCTTTGGAAAACTTTGATGCAGTAGAGAACAAAATTTGTGTTACTAATGGGGTGATAGATACGGCGGAATACCCTTTCAGGCTTTTACCTCATTCTCCTTCGTATAGATTTCTCTCTAGAGTGAATGCCTCTTTTTATGAAGATATCTCTAGTATTAAGTGGCAATATGATACCTGGGTTTCTTTTATCTCTAAACTAATCCCCGATGAAGAAGAAAGACGCGAATTACAGAGGGTTTTGGGCCTGTCTCTTTGCAGTAATAGGGGAGGGGGTAAATTCTACATCTGGTATGGAGTGGGTGCTAACGGAAAGACTACTGTGGTGAATATTCTGAAAGAGGTGTTGGGCGATTATGTGGGTGCAGCACCTATGACTTTGCTATTGAATAAGAGTCACGAGCACCCCACGGAATTCTTTTCCCTTAAGGGTAAGCGCCTAGTATTCGTTTCTGAGACTGAGGGTGGTGATGTACTGAATTCTGCTAGGGTGAAGTTACTCACGGGGAACGATACTATTCCGGCGCGTAAGATGTTCCGTGATTATACGATGATTAAACCGACTTGGAGTCTATTCCTTATTACTAATCATCTACCTAGAATCACTGATATGGGGCATGGTCTATGGAGAAGAATTCATTTGACGGGGTGGAAAACGCAAATACCTCCAGAAGAACAAATCCCACAAGCAGAAATTCTATCTGGGATGCGTGCCTGTGCTGATGGGATACTCTATTGGTTGCTGGAGGGGTACGCGGATTATCTTAGAGAGCCTAAGTGGGAGAGTGAGAAGATAAAAGAAGCGGTGAAGAATTATTTAAAACAAGAAGATGCCCTGGGGCTTTTTATAGAAGAGTGCTGCGAACTAAATGAATATTATAAAGTTTCTTCAAGTACGCTGTACAGAGCCTATGTAAGATGGTGTGAAGAGAATGGATTTTCCGCGCCCTCTAAGATTAAATTTTCAAAGATGCTTCAGGAACGTGGTATAGAGCCTATGAGATTTTATATAGATGAACATACTCGCACTCGCGGGTATATAGGAATTAGATTACTCAACTTAGTGGAGTAG
- a CDS encoding HK97 gp10 family phage protein produces MDISEIREQMGNIGRAAPRILSNALSAGATPVNSAMKDKVPVVTGLLRKSIGKTRGMKESGAVSVNILVRPDFVKRAGTEYESKNPKTGKVYKRKTKRDVPVYFYGVPLIKRRKINEEVMNNTRDVFMKIFNQKLGEELTKFRTKYRIV; encoded by the coding sequence ATGGATATCTCAGAGATAAGAGAGCAAATGGGTAATATAGGTAGAGCGGCTCCCCGGATTTTATCGAATGCGCTTAGTGCTGGGGCTACCCCCGTGAATAGTGCGATGAAAGATAAGGTTCCTGTAGTTACGGGTTTACTTCGAAAGAGTATTGGTAAGACGCGCGGAATGAAAGAGTCGGGTGCGGTGAGTGTTAATATTTTAGTGCGTCCTGATTTTGTTAAAAGAGCGGGAACAGAATATGAGAGTAAGAATCCCAAGACGGGTAAGGTATATAAGAGAAAGACTAAGAGGGATGTTCCTGTATATTTCTATGGTGTTCCTTTGATTAAGAGACGTAAAATAAATGAAGAGGTGATGAATAATACCCGAGATGTTTTCATGAAAATCTTTAATCAAAAATTGGGAGAAGAATTGACTAAATTTAGGACTAAGTATAGGATTGTTTGA
- a CDS encoding capsid cement protein, which translates to MKVFATFSYSLNAGTDIEQGRIVTVDSSGNAVYADATTNPATSPLGVSLGKAKSGSKVLVGLVKGVPFSAVASGAISAGGTVYLANDGKVSASGTNAVGVAVASAANGAYCQVLGY; encoded by the coding sequence ATGAAGGTATTTGCGACGTTTTCTTATTCACTGAATGCTGGGACTGATATTGAACAAGGGCGGATAGTCACAGTAGATTCTAGTGGTAATGCGGTTTATGCGGATGCTACCACGAATCCCGCAACTAGTCCGCTCGGCGTGAGTTTGGGCAAGGCGAAAAGTGGTAGTAAGGTTTTGGTGGGTCTTGTGAAGGGCGTTCCTTTTAGTGCTGTAGCGAGTGGTGCTATTAGTGCGGGGGGGACGGTATATTTAGCAAATGATGGTAAGGTATCGGCAAGTGGTACTAATGCGGTGGGGGTTGCTGTGGCTTCTGCTGCGAACGGTGCTTACTGTCAGGTTTTGGGTTACTAA
- a CDS encoding S49 family peptidase — protein sequence MLNERYIFADMNFVTDVISVYTGKTKPTKVQSYSNSFGGGFKGNVFPIVGILVPVRYDVFDSLGIVQTSYQEIKEFVRGLPDGATGYFIFNSGGGFVYGLDGLLEVIREAREERGVKLISVIDSLCASAAYLIASNTDYIYASRLSSVGSIGVYSVFFDVSEAVRGAGLKFHLVSSGSLKGLDLPEQPKSNEFLEWEQRNIDDIFRWVLGNMGREVNDEMKNGGIIVGLRAVSYGLVDELYENIEDLFKEEKDANIEEVINEEDNEGEENNETELRTNKEKILAIVNGDVIKYDLSKGRVSLEYFKSMSPQDFVRYFNSVVKHKGGC from the coding sequence ATGCTGAATGAGCGGTATATTTTTGCAGATATGAACTTCGTTACTGATGTGATTTCTGTATATACAGGCAAGACAAAACCTACCAAAGTACAATCTTATTCCAATTCGTTTGGAGGGGGATTTAAGGGTAATGTCTTTCCTATTGTGGGTATATTGGTACCTGTTCGTTATGACGTGTTTGACTCTTTGGGGATAGTACAAACATCATATCAGGAGATAAAAGAATTTGTTCGTGGGCTTCCTGATGGTGCTACGGGGTATTTTATTTTTAATTCGGGCGGGGGCTTTGTCTACGGGCTAGACGGTTTATTAGAGGTTATTAGGGAGGCGAGAGAGGAGCGGGGTGTAAAACTGATATCTGTGATAGACTCATTATGTGCTTCTGCGGCTTATCTGATTGCCTCTAATACGGATTATATATACGCTTCTAGATTATCTTCTGTGGGTTCTATAGGGGTCTATAGTGTTTTCTTTGATGTATCTGAGGCGGTGCGTGGTGCTGGATTAAAGTTTCATTTAGTATCAAGTGGGTCTTTGAAGGGGCTAGACTTACCTGAGCAACCCAAGAGCAACGAATTTTTGGAATGGGAACAGAGGAACATAGACGACATTTTTAGATGGGTTTTAGGCAACATGGGACGCGAAGTGAATGATGAAATGAAGAATGGCGGAATAATCGTTGGGCTTAGAGCGGTGAGTTATGGATTGGTAGACGAACTTTATGAGAACATAGAAGATTTATTTAAAGAGGAGAAAGATGCTAACATAGAAGAGGTAATAAATGAAGAAGATAACGAAGGGGAGGAAAATAATGAAACTGAATTAAGGACAAATAAAGAGAAAATACTTGCAATTGTAAACGGAGATGTGATAAAATATGACTTGAGTAAAGGTAGGGTATCTTTGGAGTATTTCAAGAGTATGAGTCCACAGGATTTTGTTAGGTATTTTAATTCGGTTGTAAAACATAAAGGAGGTTGTTAG
- a CDS encoding phage portal protein gives MGKVFGGNSFDTELGLSDPISKIALTSPVFANSGVGKANEYQRLALVNLSRRLYKYNPIYHNLINTVTKLVVSDTLRPNYSNVPSLKKRGRLESESLVGSAGEAEYELQSRLFSEFLLTGEVFALYLNSGVLIINTERVKGIKYDAETGKIVSIVILNQDKEDVEIEEKNLCYLMNRQCINDLRGEPYYSSIFSTIHRINDILDAEALNCAISSRILGARIRPDAPEILAGESGDEEEGFSIKEFDYAVIFDMDPKETFQYINREFPRDFVNIVNLYIRFISAMAGIPREYLMRDLQELNFSASRMMFRLLQGQIEDFQKRFFDNVIRKLYYMKTGVYPIGYRTTPTTMIDDFREVEAVVKKVEAGLISKTTAAEELGYNYDEERSKMKEEEEQVLDNNEEGL, from the coding sequence TTGGGCAAGGTATTTGGTGGGAATTCATTTGATACAGAACTTGGGTTGAGCGACCCTATTTCTAAGATAGCGCTGACATCTCCGGTTTTTGCTAATTCTGGTGTGGGTAAGGCGAATGAATATCAGCGCTTAGCCCTAGTGAATCTTTCACGTAGGCTTTATAAGTATAACCCTATCTATCATAATCTAATTAATACGGTTACGAAACTTGTCGTCTCTGATACCCTTAGACCCAATTATTCGAATGTACCTTCTCTGAAGAAGCGGGGTCGATTAGAGTCGGAGAGTTTAGTGGGAAGTGCGGGCGAAGCGGAATATGAGTTACAATCGCGACTATTTTCAGAATTTTTACTTACGGGCGAAGTATTTGCCTTATACCTGAACTCTGGGGTGCTCATTATAAATACGGAACGTGTTAAAGGTATTAAGTATGATGCTGAGACGGGCAAGATAGTAAGTATTGTGATTTTAAATCAGGACAAAGAAGACGTGGAGATAGAAGAGAAGAATTTGTGTTATTTAATGAATCGGCAATGTATTAATGATTTGCGCGGTGAGCCTTACTATTCTTCTATTTTCTCAACAATCCACAGAATTAATGATATATTAGATGCGGAAGCCCTGAATTGTGCTATTTCTTCACGCATATTGGGTGCTAGGATTCGACCTGATGCTCCAGAGATATTGGCGGGTGAATCTGGAGATGAAGAAGAGGGGTTCTCTATAAAAGAGTTTGACTATGCCGTTATATTCGATATGGACCCTAAAGAGACGTTTCAGTATATTAATAGGGAATTTCCAAGAGATTTCGTTAATATTGTAAATTTATATATTCGATTCATTTCGGCTATGGCGGGTATTCCCCGTGAATATCTGATGAGAGACCTGCAAGAGTTGAACTTCAGCGCTTCTAGAATGATGTTTAGATTGTTACAGGGACAGATAGAAGATTTTCAAAAGAGATTCTTTGATAATGTCATTAGAAAGTTGTATTATATGAAGACTGGAGTATATCCTATTGGGTATAGGACTACGCCTACTACTATGATAGATGATTTTCGTGAGGTGGAGGCGGTGGTGAAGAAAGTAGAGGCGGGACTGATATCTAAGACTACGGCGGCAGAGGAACTCGGGTATAATTATGATGAGGAACGGAGTAAGATGAAAGAGGAAGAGGAGCAGGTTTTAGATAATAATGAGGAGGGTTTATAG